Sequence from the Candidatus Saccharibacteria bacterium oral taxon 488 genome:
TAAATTTTTGCAAGCATATATACAGAGATTATCTATTGATGAAGTGGCATCGCTAAAAGGTATTAAGAATGGCGAGATAATCGAGATAGTAAAAGGAGGAATTGATGAGTAAAATACTAGGAAAAATTATTCAAATCGTTGGCGTGGTGGTCGATGTGGAGTTTCCGCGCGACGTTAAATTACCGGCAATTTATGACGCGTTGCATGTCAAGAATGGTAAAGAGACGTTGGTTTTGGAGGTAGCGCAGCACCTTGATGAGCACACGGTGCGAACGATTGCCTTGTCGTCGACTGACGGCTTGGCTCGCGGTGCGGAAGTGGTGGCGACCGGTGCGCCGATTTCTGTGCCGGTGGGCGCCGAGACTCAGGGGCGCATGTTCAACGTGGTTGGTGAAGCGATTGACGAAAAGCCACAACCAAAGGGCAAAACCGCGCCGATTCACCGCCCTGCTCCGGATCTGAGCGAGCAATCGAACAAGACGGAGATTTTGGAAACTGGTATCAAGGTTGTTGACCTGATCGCGCCGCTGGCCAAAGGTGGTAAAGCCGGCCTGTTCGCCGGTGCTGGTGTCGGTAAAACCGTCCTGATCACCGAGTTGATCAACAACATTGCCAAGTTCCATTCTGGTAACTCGGTATTTGCTGGTGTTGGTGAGCGTACCCGCGAAGGAAATGACCTCTACTATGAGATGGAAGAAGCTGGCGTGCTGGACAAAACGTCGCTGGTGTTTGGTCAGATGAATGAGCCGCCTGGAGCACGTCTACGCGTGGCATTGTCGGGTTTGGCGATGGCTGAAGCCTTCCGTGACGAAGGTAAGGACGTGCTGCTGTTTATCGATAATATTTACCGCTACACCCAGGCTGGTGCTGAGGTGTCGGCACTGCTTGGTCGTCTGCCAAGCGCCGTGGGATATCAGCCAAACTTGCAGCAGGAAATGGGTGCTCTCCAGGAGCGCATCACCTCGACGAAAAAGGGTTCGATTACCTCTGTTCAGGCGGTGTATGTGCCAGCCGATGACTTGACCGACCCAGCGCCGGCCACGACCTTCGCCCACCTGGACGCGACCATCGTGATGAACCGTGCCTTGACGGAAATTGGTATCTATCCGGCTGTGGATGTGCTAGATTCGAGCTCTAATTCACTGGATCCAGAAATCGTTGGTGAGGAGCACTACCGCGTGGCGCGCGAAGTGCAGCGAGTATTGCAGCAGTACAAGGAACTACAGGATATCATCGCCATCCTCGGTATGGAAGAATTGTCAGACGACCAGAAGCAAATCGTCGCTCGGGCTCGCCGTATCCAGCGCTTCCTGGCGCAGCCGTTCCACGTGGCCGAGAAATTTACCGGCAACCCTGGCGTGTACGTCAAGTTGGAAGACACCATTCGCGACGCGGCCGACATCTTGGCTGGTAAATACGATGACAAGCCAGAAAGCTGGTTCTACATGGTGCAAGGCACGTTGAGCGACCAAGTAGCTCGCGACGCCGAAAGTGCAAAGCAACCAGAGGTGAAGAAGGACTAGCCTGATGAATTTGAAGCTGGTAACGCTCGGTGGTGTCAAACTGGAAGAAGCGATCTATTCGGTGACCATTCCGACGATTGATGGCGAAATTTCGGTGCTGCCGAGTCACGAGCCGCTGGTGACGGTGGCCAAGGACGGCGTGATTACCGTGCGCCGGCGCCAAGAAGACCCCGACAATCAGTTGGAGTATTTCGCGATCTCCGGCGGCGTGGTGAAAATTGATTATTCATCGGTGCAGATCCTGGTGGACGAGGCTGACCATGGCGACGACATCATCGAGGCGGAAACTCAGGCGGCCCTAGAGCGCGCCATCAAAGCCCGCGACGAAGCCGGTGACCAAGTCGAGCGCGAGAAAGCCAAACAGCTCATCGACCGGCACATGGTGCGGCTCAAGGTTGCAGATTTGCATCGGCGTAAGCGACGACGCTAGGTTTGAAATGTAAGAAAATAAGATCTCCCGATGATAGGAGATCTTATTCTTATATCGAGCCAGGTGAGGATCGGAAGGTATTATTCTAATCGTTTACAGACCTGCCAACAAATCATTGGTGATATGGTATATATTATTTTGTTGCTTTTTTGATAATGCGCCAGCAACTAGCGATAAGTATGGGTCAAAAAAATATGTCTTAATACACTCACTACTTGGCATTGAAGTAATATAATCAGGTAATGTTCCCATATACCAATCCATATCATCAATAATGCCGCGACAGCTTTTGTCGAAATAAGAGGAAGTAAGGTCTATTGCTCGCACGTCCCCTGTCTTTGTATGAAATGCGGTATTTTTAATTTGTGCGTCACCGTGGGCAACTCCTGATTTATGTAGTTTCGCGAGTGTTGTTGCTCCTATGAGTAGGACGCGTTGTATTTTTTCAGGATCATCTGTACGATCCGTAATTGTGTCACAACTTACGACATCACCCTCAAACATTGATATTGTATGTATAGAATTCCTGTCTGGTAGAAATCCCAGCGGCTGATATGGCCTAATGTACCCTTCACTAGTAAGCCGCTGTGTAATACAGAATTCCGAGAGCGCAGAGGCGGCATTGCAGTGAGGCTTAAGAGCTACAGGTATGTCCGTATTACCTGTTGATATCTTTCCGAATCTGACACCACTCGTGGTGTCATGTCGTCCTATAGAATACTCTTCAATGGGAGTAAATGTCAATTTTTGACCACAGCTGACATTACTTAGCGGTGTATCATATGCTACAAGGAGTTGTCCGTTAGGCGTATTCTCTATCGCTGTACGCAGTTTTCGCTTTGGTTGACTTTGAGGGAGTGTGTCGTATACGCGTATCTCTGAAGGTAACATTATCACATTATATCATAATATTTGTATTTTTCAAGTATCTGGCGGACGTCGTCGGTGCTGGTGGTGTGCATCAACTGTTCGCGCAGTTCCTTGGCGCCATCAAAGTCGCGGATGTAGATTTTGAAGAAGCGTTTGAGGGTTTCGAAGGGGCGGCCGAGAGTTGGTTGATAGCGGTCAAAGAGATCGAGGTGGTAGTGTAATAAGGCGATTAGTTCAGTTTTACGGGTGGTAATGGATAGTTCTGCTCCCTCGGAGTGTTCTTTACGGATGGCTTCGCTCGCCTCTCGGACATCGTCAGAAAAGCCGGGGTCACCAGCGCCACGCTCCTGCGCTGGAGTACTCTTTTCGCTTGCATCTCCACTGGAGATACTACGCGAGCGTTCGGCTGAAACGTCCGCTCCTCGCGAACGTTTCACAGCCTCCAGCGCAGAAGGTGTCGCTGGCGCTGGTGTATCTGACGTGAGTGGCGTCTCAGAAAAAATCTGGGATTGTCTCGGGTCCCGGATTGTTTTATGAGATACCGCTCGAGATGCTCGAAAACAAAACGGATCGCTGAAAATGCCCCGCCCGATCATGACGCCGTTGATGCCGGGATGTTGACGGACTAGCTCTAGACCATGGGTTCGGTTGCGGATATCGCCGTTGATAGTTAGTAAAGTTTGTGGGGCGATTTCATCGCGTAGTTTGATGATGTCGTTGATGAGCTCGTAATGCGCTGGGACTTTACTCATTTCTTTTTTGGTGCGTAGGTGGATGGTTAGGTTGGCGAGGTTTTGCGTGAGTAAGGTGCTAAGCCATTCGCGCCATTCGTCGATATAAGTATAGCCCAGCCTGGTTTTAACGCTGACTGGCAATCCAGCAGTTTTAGCAGCGGCAATGGCGGCGACCGCTACGTCGGGCTGGCGGATCAGTGCCGCTCCCCCGCTTTTGATGGCGGATTTGGCGGGACAACCCATGTTGATGTCAATGCCGTCAAAGCCGAGCTCCATGCAGTGAGCGGCAAATTGTTCCATGTCGCCCGGCTCACCGCCCCAGATTTGGGCGACCAGCGGATGCTCATCGTCGGTCTTGACGAGCCGCCCAGCGATGGCCTTGTCGCCAGCGTGCACCCAGCCAGTTGCATTGGCAAACTCGGTGAAAAACACGTCGGGCGCGCCCGCCTGTTTCACGACATGGCGAAACACCACGTCCGTGACGGCTTCCATGGGTGCCAAGATGAAAAATGGCTGCGGTAGATTGTCCCAAAATGATGTCATCTCTGTTATTTTACCACAAAAAGGAAAATCCCCTCACTCTCGCCATTGAGAATGAGGGGTGTTGGCGGGTTCAAGCGGTTCTGCTCGGAGTTAATCTCAACGTTGAGAAAAGCTACCACGAGTGAATCTCGCGAGCCCGGGAGGGAGAGATGACACGCCATTGTGCCATCTCAGTGGATGTGACGGGACTTGAACCCGCAAGGCGCATCGGTTTTTAAGACCTTGCCTTCTTACCTAGCACACCCTGTGATTCTTTTCCGGATTACCGGTCGGCGAATCAAGCCGGGGGCGGACGGACGCCCTTTTGCTGACGCGGGGTCAGCGGGTTTCGGGGTCGCACAAACCCCGACCGTCACAATATAATAGCTAGTTCATCTTACCACACGCGTGGCAAGCCCACGAGTTTCCCCGTGGGACCGAGCTAATGTTATTTTTCTGGGAGCAGTGCTTACACCGCACCCAGATTGGGTTCGTCCAGCCTGACGCACTAGACGAGCCTTCGTAGTTGCCGAACAAGGGTTTTCACCCCCTCCCCGCCGCGGTTGCGGCGATAGAAAAGAGCTAATCCTCTTATCAGACCATGCCTTTGTGCGAAGCATAGTCAGGGCTTGGTATTATTCGCAATACCTCGCCAGTATTAGCTCCGTGAACAAAAGCAAGTATATATATATCAATAATAGCAAGCCATGTCAATAGTTTTTGTCAAGATTACCTACGCTACCTCTGTTAATAAATCCTCCTCAAACTGCAGCATCCCCTTATAATCCGCTGAATACCCAGAGATATCCGGTAGTTCCAGCATGGTGATTTTCCGCCAGACGACATTGATTAGCCGGGCAAATTCAGCCAATTCCTCCTTAGAGAACGTGTCCTCCAGGCTGAGGATGCCGCCAGTTTTCATGTCCGGCTCGACGAATTGCAGGCGGGCGCCGGTGAAGGTGAAATTGCCATAATCGCGTGATGACGTGACTAAGAGTTGATAAAACATCAGCTGCTGGCGGTATTTGTGGAGCTTGATTCTTTCGTAATCAGACGCGCCCTTCCAGGAGTGCGATGGCTTGCCGGTCTTGTAATCGGTCACGAATATGGTTTTATTATTCTTATCAATATCAGCGACGTCCAGCTTGCCGGTCAGGCGCGCGCCGCTAACGACGACGCCTTGATGAGCGAAATCGAGTTCCGCGAGCTCCGTGTCACGAAAATCAGACGATTTGGCGTCCAGAAACGCCGTCAGCGCCGCCGTGCCTTTGTCTAGATATAGCTCGAAATCGTCGGGCAGCAGGTGCTGGGTCTCGAGCGATGTGCGGAAATGTTGGAGGATGCGCTCGGCAGGCGGCAGGCGGTGGTCAGCGCCTAGCAGATTGTGCAGCTGCTGGAGACTGGCGTGAATGGCGGTGCCGTAGCTGGCGGCGGGATTTTTGGCGGACGGAAAGCGCAGCAGATTATTCAACAAAAAGTTCTGCGGGCCGCCGCGCGAGACGTCGAGGAAGTTATTCAGATGCGTAATGGAAAGTTTGTAGGTTTCTAAGGTCGGCGCTAGTACATCCTTGAGCTCCGCGGTAATCGGCGCGCTCAGCCGCGTGCTCCAGTCGGTTTGCGCCATAGTGATTTGCGCCGCGGGCGTGTCGGCGGCGGGGATAATCGTCGGTGTGTGGGCGGTCAGGAAGCTGGCGATCATGGTGTCGCTACCGGCGTCGTTGGTCTGGGAATAGGTCATGGTCAGGGTGGTCTTGGCGCGGGTCATCGCTACGAAAAATAGCCGCAGCCGCTCGTCGTAGCTGGCGCCGGCGGGCTGGAGCTGGAGGTTGGCGGGATAGCGAATCAGCCGCGAGCGCGAGCGGACTTTCTCGCCCCACGCGCTGTCGATTGCCCCAATGACGAAAACGTGCGGGAACTCCAGGCCTTTGGATTTGTGGGCGGTCATCAGGTTGATGGCGCCACCGAGGGTGCTGGCCTGGGGACGGATGTATGTCAGGCGGGTTTTGGTCGAGCGGTGCAGGTCGATGAACTCTAAAAAGTCCGCCAGCGTCGGTATTGCGTCGGTGACGCGGTCGCGTAATTTTTGGCGCAGTGTGCGCAGGCTCTCGAGCGTGGTTAGATAGGCGTCGGGGTTTTGGGCGAGGTTATCGGGCGAGAAGTAGTGGGCGGCGAGAGAGGCGGGCGAGGAGCTTTCCTCAAAGCTCCGTACAGCGATTGCAGCCCGAGCGTCCCTGGACGCCCGGCGCGTAAAGAGGAGCTTTGAGGAAAGTTCCTCGCCGGTTGATTGCAATCGCTGTACGGAGTCGATTGGAGTAATTCCGGCGTCTATCTCCAATCCCAACAACTTGTCCAACTGCTCCTCCAGCGGCAGATTTGGTACGTCCTTTGCCCGCTCCAGCAGCCACTCGCCAAACGGCCGAAAGGTGCTGTTCGCCAGCATACTCTCCAGCCACAGCTGCCGATTTTTATAGGCATGGAGGCTGAGCTGCCAGATATCCAGCGCCGAAAAGCCGAACGCCGGATGAGCGATGAACTCTGGCAGCAGGCTGTTAGCGACATCGAGATTATTCTGATGAATCGCCACGACGACCCGCGCCAGCTTGTCCAGCGCCTGAATGATATCTTGCTCTAAAATATCGTCGTGCCGCTCGTAATTGACAGCCAGATTCTGGCGGTACAGATATGGCAGCAGCTCGATCAGCTCCTTGTGATGGCGGGCGATGACGGTGATGTGCGCTGGGTCTTCGCCGCGTTTGATCAGTTCGGCAATTTGCCGGGCCACCCCTGCCCGTTCCTCGCTTACCGAGGCAAATTCCTGGATTTCAACCCGCGCGCCGCTACCAGACGCGTGCGCGGTCAATTGCTTTGACAAGCCGTCAATGGTGTTTTCTAAGCGATCCATCCCTTGGGTGATCACTCCGCGCGCCGCCGTCAAGATGTCAGCCGCCGAGCGGTAATTATCCGCCAGCACGATGATTTTCGGATCGTGGTACTGCTGGCGGAAGCGCTGGATATTGCCAACATCGGCGCCTTGAAAACTGAAAATCGCCTGATCATCGTCGCCGACAGCCATGATGTTGGGATTGTCCTCATCGCCAGTCAGGTCAAATAACAGACGCAGCTGCGCCAGGTTGGTGTCCTGAAATTCGTCGACCATGATGAATTGATATTGCTCCTGGAGGTTGGCGCGCAGTTCGGGGTGGGACTCGCAG
This genomic interval carries:
- the atpD gene encoding F0F1 ATP synthase subunit beta; translated protein: MSKILGKIIQIVGVVVDVEFPRDVKLPAIYDALHVKNGKETLVLEVAQHLDEHTVRTIALSSTDGLARGAEVVATGAPISVPVGAETQGRMFNVVGEAIDEKPQPKGKTAPIHRPAPDLSEQSNKTEILETGIKVVDLIAPLAKGGKAGLFAGAGVGKTVLITELINNIAKFHSGNSVFAGVGERTREGNDLYYEMEEAGVLDKTSLVFGQMNEPPGARLRVALSGLAMAEAFRDEGKDVLLFIDNIYRYTQAGAEVSALLGRLPSAVGYQPNLQQEMGALQERITSTKKGSITSVQAVYVPADDLTDPAPATTFAHLDATIVMNRALTEIGIYPAVDVLDSSSNSLDPEIVGEEHYRVAREVQRVLQQYKELQDIIAILGMEELSDDQKQIVARARRIQRFLAQPFHVAEKFTGNPGVYVKLEDTIRDAADILAGKYDDKPESWFYMVQGTLSDQVARDAESAKQPEVKKD
- the atpC gene encoding ATP synthase F1 subunit epsilon, with amino-acid sequence MNLKLVTLGGVKLEEAIYSVTIPTIDGEISVLPSHEPLVTVAKDGVITVRRRQEDPDNQLEYFAISGGVVKIDYSSVQILVDEADHGDDIIEAETQAALERAIKARDEAGDQVEREKAKQLIDRHMVRLKVADLHRRKRRR
- a CDS encoding UvrD-helicase domain-containing protein; translation: MDFQTRYAKLNANQRQAVDYIHGSLLVIAGPGTGKTELLSMRTAQILRQTDTLPDSILCLTFTESGAANMRLRLRQIIGEDAYKIAIHTFHSFGTEIINQHRQYFFHGADAQPADELTQHQIVTEILEGLDWRNPLSVKNNGEFVYTSELIRVISEFKQSGLTPAELRAITADNQRVIAGIASDIQQVFAAKISKKTVELFAPLAEKIAERIGEGGITEPSGDTASSAPNNTAITAQTSANLPSSITPYAQVLALSIAHAAQEAIDANSTKPLTAWKNKWCEKNAAGEFILKDFAASEKLSAAIDVYEAYGDVLAERSLFDYDDMILSVIQACESHPELRANLQEQYQFIMVDEFQDTNLAQLRLLFDLTGDEDNPNIMAVGDDDQAIFSFQGADVGNIQRFRQQYHDPKIIVLADNYRSAADILTAARGVITQGMDRLENTIDGLSKQLTAHASGSGARVEIQEFASVSEERAGVARQIAELIKRGEDPAHITVIARHHKELIELLPYLYRQNLAVNYERHDDILEQDIIQALDKLARVVVAIHQNNLDVANSLLPEFIAHPAFGFSALDIWQLSLHAYKNRQLWLESMLANSTFRPFGEWLLERAKDVPNLPLEEQLDKLLGLEIDAGITPIDSVQRLQSTGEELSSKLLFTRRASRDARAAIAVRSFEESSSPASLAAHYFSPDNLAQNPDAYLTTLESLRTLRQKLRDRVTDAIPTLADFLEFIDLHRSTKTRLTYIRPQASTLGGAINLMTAHKSKGLEFPHVFVIGAIDSAWGEKVRSRSRLIRYPANLQLQPAGASYDERLRLFFVAMTRAKTTLTMTYSQTNDAGSDTMIASFLTAHTPTIIPAADTPAAQITMAQTDWSTRLSAPITAELKDVLAPTLETYKLSITHLNNFLDVSRGGPQNFLLNNLLRFPSAKNPAASYGTAIHASLQQLHNLLGADHRLPPAERILQHFRTSLETQHLLPDDFELYLDKGTAALTAFLDAKSSDFRDTELAELDFAHQGVVVSGARLTGKLDVADIDKNNKTIFVTDYKTGKPSHSWKGASDYERIKLHKYRQQLMFYQLLVTSSRDYGNFTFTGARLQFVEPDMKTGGILSLEDTFSKEELAEFARLINVVWRKITMLELPDISGYSADYKGMLQFEEDLLTEVA